From Nicotiana tabacum cultivar K326 chromosome 22, ASM71507v2, whole genome shotgun sequence, one genomic window encodes:
- the LOC107767420 gene encoding uncharacterized protein LOC107767420, whose translation MNSLKSPSLQKDNSNYKFMQTKGSNKNKDLSVSARKLAATLREINGVAASKVNEDLEEKNDVELVKKERILKSSKLGSVALQFSDPFHAPVSERMERSEVGSHRRRKLMKADFCLQNGCFMELDQTQNHAQTLSRERLKDVYNGLTTSKELLHVLSHVWNLEQQKSTCLSLFSSIKTELDQLCNQVSKLIHEHKYNHSEVDILLKKFEEEKMAWKIKEQDNIHTAITSVARELKIEKKLRNQTERLNKKLGRELADTKASLSKAVKELEGEKKDREILEQVCEELARGLGEDRAEVEELKRQSAKISEEVEMERKMLQLADVMREERVQIKLLDAKYQFEEKHAVVDKLRNELEAYLRSKKGHEQGGDSHNFETINELERCLRETLLSTYHYQDKEKADGEVLNKEENGDKDDSADSDLHSIELNMGDNGKSYQWCTALQNDTEFSISDKNKERRSISEKFPRQSISLGRETSDGIEWEFSVGEKENVNTLDRRISNFHNNGGILNFSSQAWKKDCGDEIERYKMIKDLRDHIVSASRITSSQDFSSPTENWSQQRFSFDDPNKVTGKGFSVL comes from the exons ATGAACTCATTAAAATCACCTTCCCTGCAGAAAGATAATTCGAACTACAAGTTTATGCAAACAAAGGGCTCTAATAAAAATAAAGACTTGTCAGTTTCAGCAAGAAAACTGGCGGCCACTCTCCGGGAAATTAATGGGGTTGCTGCTTCTAAAGTGAATGAGGATTTGGAGGAAAAGAATGATGTTGAATTggttaaaaaagaaagaattttgaAGTCATCTAAATTGGGTTCAGTAGCTCTGCAATTCTCTGATCCGTTTCATGCCCCTGTTTCTGAG AGAATGGAGCGATCCGAAGTGGGTAGTCATAGAAGAAGAAAACTTATGAAGGCTGATTTTTGTCTCCAAAATGGTTGCTTTATGGAG CTTGATCAGACACAAAATCACGCACAAACTCTAAGCAGAGAACGGTTGAAGGATGTTTATAATGGCCTTACCACATCTAAAGAGCTGTTGCATGTTCTGAGTCATGTCTGGAATCTCGAACAGCAGAAATCTACATGTTTATCCCTTTTCTCATCTATAAAAACTGAGCTTGACCAGTTGTGTAATCAGGTGTCTAAACTGATACATGAACACAAATATAACCACAGTGAAGTTGATATCCTCTTGAAGaagtttgaagaagaaaagatggcCTGGAAGATAAAAGAGCAAGACAACATTCATACTGCCATTACATCCGTAGCGAGGGAGCTCAAGATAGAAAAGAAGCTGAGGAACCAAACTGAGAGATTAAATAAGAAGCTTGGTAGAGAATTGGCGGATACAAAGGCATCTCTTTCGAAGGCAGTTAAAGAGCTTGAAGGCGAGAAGAAGGACAGAGAGATATTGGAGCAAGTCTGTGAAGAATTAGCCAGAGGTCTCGGAGAAGATAGAGCTGAGGTGGAAGAATTGAAGAGACAATCTGCTAAAATTAGTGAAGAGGTGGAGATGGAACGGAAAATGCTTCAACTAGCTGATGTGATGCGCGAGGAAAGAGTTCAAATAAAGCTTTTAGATGCCAAGTATCAATTTGAGGAGAAACATGCAGTTGTTGATAAGTTAAGGAATGAACTTGAAGCCTATTTGAGATCCAAAAAGGGCCACGAACAAGGCGGTGATTCGCATAATTTTGAAACGATCAATGAGCTCGAGAGATGTTTGAGAGAAACACTTCTAAGCACATACCATTACCAAGATAAAGAAAAGGCAGATGGAGAAGTACTCAATAAGGAAGAGAATGGAGACAAGGATGATTCAGCTGATAGCGATCTTCATTCCATTGAATTAAATATGGGTGATAATGGCAAGAGCTATCAATGGTGCACTGCTTTACAGAATGATACAGAATTTTCTATTTCTGATAAGAATAAAGAGAGGAGGTCCATCTCGGAGAAATTCCCAAGACAAAGCATTTCCTTAGGAAGGGAAACTTCAGATGGCATAGAGTGGGAATTCTCCGTGGGAGAGAAAGAAAATGTGAACACTTTGGATAGAAGAATCTCAAATTTTCATAACAATGGAGGAATACTAAACTTCTCTTCTCAAGCATGGAAAAAGGATTGTGGAGATGAGATCGAGAGATATAAAATGATCAAGGATCTTCGAGATCATATTGTTTCTGCTTCAAGAATAACATCTTCTCAAGACTTTTCTAGTCCAACCGAGAATTGGAGTCAGCAGAGATTTTCTTTCGATGATCCTAACAAAGTGACGGGCAAGGGCTTTTCCGTCTTGTAG